In the genome of Terribacillus sp. FSL K6-0262, one region contains:
- a CDS encoding SDR family oxidoreductase, with translation MKPTALITGASSGIGYHIAKWFAKSGYDLIIVARSKDKLLSLQTELQDSNVTVIPHDLSVPNSAYELYEKIRDEGKTVEVLVNNAGFGLSGKFEDTSFETQQKLLHLNMVSLANLTRLFIDDIIHSPYRNVPNGILNISSMAAFLPGPYMAAYHASKAFVQRYSEALAEELAEDGVTVTALCPGPTQTEFFKRAGNDTIMSSFRDAPEDVARQGFLGFIKGKRVVFPSANIHAAVLLMKLLPSSLLSKIAKNMYTS, from the coding sequence ATGAAACCAACTGCGCTAATTACAGGAGCTTCCAGCGGAATCGGCTACCATATAGCCAAATGGTTCGCCAAATCGGGCTATGACCTTATCATCGTAGCGCGTTCCAAGGACAAACTCCTATCGCTGCAAACAGAATTGCAAGATTCGAATGTGACTGTCATTCCTCATGATTTGTCCGTACCTAACAGCGCATATGAATTATATGAGAAAATACGTGATGAAGGAAAAACCGTCGAGGTGCTTGTGAACAATGCCGGCTTCGGGCTTAGCGGTAAATTTGAGGATACGAGCTTTGAGACACAGCAAAAACTGCTGCATCTGAACATGGTTTCATTGGCAAACCTGACTCGTCTGTTCATCGATGATATCATTCATTCCCCGTATCGGAACGTACCGAATGGGATTTTGAATATCTCAAGCATGGCGGCCTTCCTGCCTGGCCCGTATATGGCAGCATATCACGCATCCAAAGCATTCGTTCAGCGCTATTCAGAAGCACTTGCCGAGGAATTAGCCGAAGACGGCGTGACCGTGACGGCACTTTGCCCTGGTCCCACACAGACGGAATTCTTCAAACGTGCCGGGAATGACACAATCATGTCTTCGTTCCGCGATGCACCAGAAGATGTGGCGCGTCAAGGTTTCCTAGGATTCATAAAAGGAAAAAGGGTCGTATTCCCATCTGCGAACATCCATGCAGCCGTCCTGCTCATGAAGCTCCTGCCGAGCAGTCTGCTTAGTAAAATTGCCAAGAATATGTATACAAGCTAA
- a CDS encoding AEC family transporter: protein MAYILTLLPIFGIFLLGFIGQKLLKFDIRSISKMSVYLLSPVLAFQTFYENRMSVDYIYLAIFVVGICLALLLICYIISLLRGYDRQDTYSLMLGASFMNNGNYGTPLVLFVFGAAGFDYAVILLVLQQLVMVTIGVFVAAKGGGAVLSLRGTLLSVLKIPIIYGALLGILFQVSSIPLSGPVTEAIHLVADAAIPTVMIVLGMQLANISLKSFEYERLTYALVLKLLISPAIAYLFTLFLPVDDMVKQIMILVAAMPTAANTTLYALEFGAKPAYVSSATMISTLLSLITLPLLLYILV, encoded by the coding sequence TTGGCTTACATATTGACACTTTTGCCGATTTTCGGCATTTTCCTTCTTGGTTTCATTGGACAAAAACTGTTGAAATTCGACATCAGAAGCATTTCGAAGATGTCGGTTTATCTGCTGTCGCCGGTATTGGCTTTTCAAACTTTTTATGAGAATCGCATGAGTGTGGATTATATCTACCTTGCCATTTTCGTAGTCGGGATCTGTCTTGCGCTTTTATTGATTTGTTATATCATCAGTTTGCTGCGTGGATACGATCGACAGGATACATACAGCCTTATGCTTGGGGCTTCTTTCATGAACAATGGAAATTACGGAACACCGCTCGTGCTGTTCGTTTTCGGGGCGGCGGGCTTTGATTATGCGGTCATCCTGCTTGTATTGCAGCAGCTCGTCATGGTTACAATCGGCGTATTCGTTGCTGCCAAGGGAGGCGGCGCCGTATTATCGCTCCGCGGCACCCTCTTGTCCGTCTTGAAAATACCGATCATTTATGGGGCTCTGCTCGGTATTTTGTTTCAAGTCTCATCCATACCGCTCAGCGGACCGGTCACCGAAGCCATCCATCTCGTAGCTGATGCAGCAATCCCTACCGTCATGATCGTGCTTGGTATGCAGCTGGCCAATATTTCATTGAAATCCTTTGAATATGAGCGCCTTACTTATGCGCTCGTGCTGAAACTGCTCATCTCTCCTGCGATTGCTTATCTTTTCACCTTATTCCTCCCTGTGGATGACATGGTGAAACAGATCATGATTTTGGTAGCCGCAATGCCAACTGCTGCAAATACGACGCTTTATGCGCTTGAATTCGGTGCCAAGCCTGCTTATGTATCAAGTGCGACCATGATCAGCACACTTCTCAGTCTCATCACCTTGCCGCTTTTGCTGTATATACTTGTATAA
- a CDS encoding VOC family protein, producing MEFFLKQLDHVQLACPRGSEDQARQFFVDVLDFEEIEKPATLQARGGVWFSCNAIAVHMGVEEPFSPARKAHPAFEVEGLASLRRHLSDHSVDFIDDEDLPGADRIYVDDPFGNRLEFLEWKKPHS from the coding sequence ATGGAATTTTTCCTGAAACAGCTGGATCATGTGCAGCTTGCCTGTCCTCGCGGCAGTGAAGACCAAGCAAGGCAGTTCTTTGTGGATGTCCTTGATTTTGAGGAAATTGAAAAGCCTGCCACATTGCAGGCAAGAGGCGGTGTTTGGTTCAGCTGCAACGCAATTGCTGTTCACATGGGTGTGGAAGAACCTTTTTCCCCTGCACGAAAAGCCCATCCGGCTTTTGAGGTCGAAGGACTCGCATCGCTACGGCGTCACTTGAGTGACCATAGCGTGGACTTTATCGATGATGAGGATTTGCCCGGTGCAGATCGAATCTATGTGGACGATCCCTTTGGCAACCGCCTCGAATTCCTGGAATGGAAAAAGCCGCACAGTTGA
- a CDS encoding xanthine phosphoribosyltransferase, with protein MELLEKAILERGTIIGDTIVKVDSFLNHEMDTSLLYEIGKEFQRNFRHKPVTKIVTIESGGIAPALMTGLAFNVPVVYAKKQKSLTMKGDVYCESVYSFTKQVYSDVTISKDRLSSEDHVLIIDDFLANGEAAAGLISILEQAGAEVAGIGIVIEKSFQNGRKRLEELGIDVVSLARIARIGEGKIEFLKS; from the coding sequence ATGGAACTGCTCGAAAAAGCAATTCTGGAAAGAGGCACCATCATTGGGGACACAATCGTTAAAGTGGATAGCTTTTTGAATCATGAAATGGATACGTCCCTCCTTTATGAAATAGGGAAGGAGTTCCAGCGGAATTTCAGGCACAAACCAGTGACAAAGATTGTAACAATCGAATCAGGCGGTATTGCACCGGCGCTGATGACTGGTTTGGCCTTCAACGTCCCGGTTGTTTATGCGAAAAAGCAGAAATCGCTGACGATGAAGGGTGATGTGTACTGTGAATCCGTCTATTCGTTCACGAAGCAAGTCTACTCGGATGTGACGATTTCAAAAGATAGATTATCATCAGAGGATCATGTGCTCATCATCGATGATTTTCTTGCGAATGGGGAAGCTGCAGCTGGATTGATCAGTATTTTAGAACAAGCTGGTGCTGAAGTAGCAGGTATCGGGATCGTAATCGAGAAAAGCTTCCAGAATGGACGGAAGCGTTTGGAGGAGTTGGGAATCGATGTCGTGTCCCTTGCCCGGATTGCTCGGATCGGAGAAGGGAAGATAGAGTTTCTGAAATCATAA
- a CDS encoding glutathione peroxidase, with amino-acid sequence MTVYDYSAVTLEGKQVSLSDYAGKVLVIVNTASKCGFAPQLEQLQELYKDYQEKGLVILGFPSNQFMNQEPGSSEEIAAVCQRNYGVSFPMFEKVKVNGPEAHPLYKHLTSQAGGLFSKSIKWNFTKFLVDAEGNVVERFAPKTSPMDMKPVIEKLLDQAQMSR; translated from the coding sequence ATGACAGTATACGATTATTCAGCAGTTACCTTAGAGGGAAAACAAGTCAGTCTCAGCGATTATGCAGGCAAGGTGCTCGTCATTGTGAATACAGCAAGTAAATGCGGTTTTGCACCCCAATTGGAACAGCTTCAGGAGTTATATAAAGATTATCAAGAAAAGGGCCTGGTCATCCTCGGCTTTCCGAGTAATCAATTCATGAATCAGGAACCCGGCAGCAGTGAAGAAATCGCAGCTGTTTGCCAGCGCAATTACGGCGTCAGCTTCCCGATGTTTGAAAAAGTGAAGGTGAACGGCCCTGAGGCCCACCCGCTTTATAAGCACCTGACCAGTCAGGCAGGCGGACTATTTTCCAAAAGCATCAAATGGAATTTCACAAAGTTCCTCGTCGATGCGGAAGGAAATGTCGTCGAGCGCTTTGCTCCCAAGACCAGTCCGATGGATATGAAACCAGTCATCGAGAAACTGCTCGACCAAGCACAAATGAGCAGATGA
- the ribE gene encoding 6,7-dimethyl-8-ribityllumazine synthase, with protein MVNVLEGNVVGTDLKIGIVVGRFNEFITSKLLSGAIDTLKRHGVDEANVDVAWVPGAFEIPLAANKLAQGGKYDAVITLGTVIKGSTPHFDYVSNEVAKGVASAADKAGIPIIFGVLTTNTIEQAIERAGTKAGNKGAEAAVSAIEMANLLKLI; from the coding sequence ATGGTTAACGTACTGGAAGGAAATGTAGTAGGCACAGATTTGAAGATTGGTATTGTTGTAGGGAGATTCAATGAGTTCATCACCAGTAAATTATTAAGCGGCGCCATCGATACCCTGAAGCGTCATGGTGTCGATGAAGCGAATGTGGATGTGGCATGGGTCCCGGGTGCATTTGAAATCCCCCTTGCAGCCAATAAACTTGCCCAGGGTGGGAAATATGATGCTGTCATCACATTGGGGACTGTTATCAAAGGTTCTACACCACATTTCGATTATGTCAGCAATGAAGTCGCAAAAGGTGTCGCAAGTGCTGCAGATAAGGCAGGAATCCCGATTATCTTCGGGGTGCTGACAACGAATACGATTGAGCAGGCTATCGAACGAGCAGGTACGAAAGCAGGCAATAAAGGGGCTGAAGCAGCCGTTTCTGCGATTGAGATGGCTAATTTGCTAAAATTGATCTAA
- a CDS encoding NAD(P)-dependent oxidoreductase: MGTIKKVGFIGTGVMGKSMSRNLMQAGFELAVYTRTKAKAEELIDAGAVWHDTPASLAASVDAIITMVGYPSDVQEVYFGENGILQHAKPGTYVIDMTTSKPALAEEIHAAAKDKGLFALDAPVSGGDVGAKNGKLAIMVGGDEDAFQAALPLFEAMGENIILQGPAGSGQHTKLINQVTIASNMVGVCEAIAYAEYAGMDPSKVLQSITTGAAGSFSLSNLAPRMIRGDYDPGFYVKHFIKDMKLALEAAREMGLMTPGLELSLSLYERLAANGDEDLGTQALIKLFTKKA; this comes from the coding sequence ATGGGGACAATCAAAAAGGTCGGATTCATCGGTACAGGCGTCATGGGGAAAAGCATGAGCCGCAATTTGATGCAGGCTGGTTTTGAGCTGGCAGTCTACACAAGGACGAAGGCAAAAGCAGAAGAATTGATCGATGCAGGAGCCGTTTGGCACGATACACCTGCAAGTCTAGCTGCAAGTGTGGATGCCATCATCACAATGGTCGGCTATCCCAGTGATGTGCAGGAAGTTTACTTTGGCGAAAACGGGATTCTCCAGCACGCCAAGCCCGGTACATACGTGATCGATATGACGACTTCCAAACCGGCCCTTGCGGAGGAAATTCATGCTGCAGCAAAAGATAAAGGGCTCTTTGCTTTGGATGCTCCCGTTTCAGGCGGAGATGTCGGCGCCAAAAACGGGAAACTCGCCATCATGGTCGGCGGCGACGAAGATGCATTCCAAGCCGCACTGCCGCTTTTCGAAGCAATGGGGGAAAATATCATCCTCCAAGGTCCCGCCGGCTCCGGACAGCATACGAAGCTGATCAACCAGGTGACGATCGCTAGCAATATGGTCGGTGTTTGTGAAGCTATTGCCTATGCAGAATACGCTGGCATGGATCCATCAAAGGTGCTTCAATCGATTACGACGGGCGCTGCCGGCAGTTTCAGCCTGAGCAATCTTGCTCCCCGGATGATCAGGGGGGATTATGATCCAGGCTTCTATGTAAAGCACTTTATCAAGGACATGAAGCTTGCCTTGGAAGCCGCCCGGGAAATGGGCTTGATGACCCCAGGATTGGAATTGAGCCTTTCCTTGTATGAACGCCTGGCAGCAAACGGCGACGAAGACCTCGGCACACAAGCTTTGATCAAGCTATTCACGAAGAAAGCATAA
- the ribE gene encoding riboflavin synthase produces the protein MFTGIIQEVGSVIAVNQQEKAMQLTIASEKLTKDMHIGDSIAVNGVCLTVTSFTSHAFQVDVMPETFRDSSLSNVRSADAVNLEPALQPSGRLGGHFVSGHVDTTGTILAIREESNARYIDIGVTEGLQYLMKKGSISVDGVSLTVFDVKDDLFTISLIPETRKATILGDKIAGGQVNLEFDQLAKYMERLMEYQKSPRPAGITTETLAQHGFMD, from the coding sequence GTGTTTACTGGAATCATCCAGGAAGTAGGCAGCGTGATTGCTGTCAATCAACAGGAAAAGGCGATGCAGCTTACCATTGCCAGCGAGAAACTGACCAAAGATATGCATATCGGGGACAGTATAGCGGTTAACGGTGTCTGTCTCACAGTCACTAGCTTTACATCGCATGCTTTCCAGGTCGATGTGATGCCAGAAACGTTCCGCGACAGTTCTTTATCGAATGTACGCAGTGCAGATGCAGTGAACTTGGAACCAGCACTTCAGCCGAGCGGCAGACTGGGCGGCCATTTCGTGAGCGGTCACGTCGATACGACGGGCACTATCCTAGCTATCCGGGAAGAGTCGAATGCACGTTATATTGATATTGGCGTCACGGAAGGTCTGCAGTATTTAATGAAAAAAGGATCGATTTCCGTTGATGGTGTGTCATTGACTGTGTTTGATGTGAAGGATGATTTGTTTACCATTTCGCTTATTCCTGAGACAAGGAAGGCGACGATTTTAGGGGATAAAATAGCCGGCGGTCAAGTGAATCTTGAATTTGACCAGCTGGCCAAATACATGGAACGGCTTATGGAATATCAAAAAAGTCCCCGGCCTGCTGGCATTACGACAGAAACATTGGCACAGCACGGATTCATGGATTAG
- a CDS encoding cold shock domain-containing protein, giving the protein MTGKVKWFNADKGFGFIEREDGDDVFVHFSAIQADGFKTLDEGQEVEFEIVEGNRGPQAANVTRL; this is encoded by the coding sequence ATGACTGGAAAAGTAAAATGGTTTAACGCAGACAAAGGTTTTGGTTTCATCGAAAGAGAAGACGGTGACGACGTATTCGTACACTTCTCTGCTATCCAAGCTGACGGCTTCAAAACTCTTGACGAAGGTCAAGAAGTTGAATTCGAAATCGTTGAAGGCAACCGCGGCCCACAAGCTGCTAACGTAACTCGTCTGTAA
- a CDS encoding permease prefix domain 1-containing protein — MQKISTYVEEQFSDLPETEQVVTLKEEIKDSLEEKAADFMLEGKTEEDAVNKAIVDFGNLSEVKKEFLLQHKPKDAATKNRKQKEDMSTLNLGFSICGSALIIALLIFINMYYTPNEIWFVYPTFAILWWPVSMAFVWLKARKRKVMQR, encoded by the coding sequence ATGCAAAAGATCAGTACGTATGTAGAGGAACAGTTTTCCGATCTGCCAGAGACCGAACAGGTAGTGACGTTAAAGGAAGAAATAAAGGATTCGCTGGAAGAGAAAGCGGCTGATTTCATGCTCGAAGGAAAAACGGAAGAGGATGCAGTCAATAAGGCAATCGTCGATTTCGGTAATTTATCGGAAGTGAAAAAGGAATTCCTTCTCCAGCATAAACCGAAGGATGCAGCAACGAAGAATAGGAAGCAAAAAGAAGATATGAGTACATTGAATCTAGGGTTTTCCATCTGTGGCAGTGCGCTGATCATTGCTTTGCTCATCTTTATAAATATGTACTATACACCGAATGAAATCTGGTTCGTTTATCCGACATTTGCCATTCTTTGGTGGCCGGTGAGTATGGCATTCGTTTGGCTGAAAGCTAGAAAAAGAAAGGTGATGCAGCGATGA
- a CDS encoding rhodanese-related sulfurtransferase — protein sequence MSDYRVLLYYNYVDIEDPEAFAKEHLEKCKELGLKGRILVAKEGINGTCSGTVEQTQAYMDMMHAKPGFEDMIFKIDEADGHAFKKMHVRHRPELVTLRLEDDIDPREVTGEYLSPKEFYEAMQDENTVVLDARNDYEYDLGHFRGAIRPDIETFRDLPNWVRENKDKLEGKRVLTYCTGGIRCEKFSGWLVREGFEDVAQLHGGIATYGKDPEVQGKLWDGRMYVFDSRISVPVNQTEHVVVGKDYFDGKPCERYVNCADPSCNRQFLCSEENEHKYLRGCSDSCRRSPRNMYVAEHGLTPEEVEERLAKLEDEKVAN from the coding sequence ATGAGCGACTATCGAGTATTATTGTATTACAACTATGTAGATATTGAAGATCCGGAAGCTTTCGCTAAAGAACATTTGGAGAAATGCAAGGAGCTCGGACTGAAAGGCCGTATCCTTGTTGCCAAAGAAGGTATCAATGGCACTTGCTCCGGCACAGTCGAACAGACACAGGCTTATATGGACATGATGCATGCGAAACCAGGTTTTGAAGATATGATCTTTAAAATCGATGAGGCAGATGGACATGCTTTCAAGAAAATGCATGTACGCCACCGCCCTGAATTGGTGACGCTGCGTCTTGAAGATGATATAGACCCTCGCGAGGTCACAGGTGAATACCTGTCTCCGAAGGAATTTTATGAAGCGATGCAGGACGAGAACACCGTTGTCCTTGATGCCCGTAATGATTATGAATACGATCTTGGCCACTTCCGCGGCGCGATCCGTCCTGACATCGAGACATTCCGCGACCTGCCGAACTGGGTCCGCGAAAACAAAGACAAATTGGAAGGCAAACGCGTATTGACATATTGCACAGGCGGTATCCGCTGCGAGAAATTCTCCGGCTGGCTCGTACGCGAGGGCTTTGAGGATGTTGCCCAACTGCATGGCGGTATTGCCACTTACGGAAAAGATCCCGAAGTACAAGGTAAACTCTGGGACGGCAGAATGTATGTATTCGATTCCCGCATTTCCGTACCGGTCAACCAAACAGAGCATGTTGTCGTAGGTAAGGATTACTTCGACGGCAAACCTTGTGAACGTTATGTGAATTGTGCAGATCCTTCCTGCAACCGCCAGTTCCTTTGCTCGGAAGAAAACGAGCATAAGTATCTTCGCGGCTGCTCCGACAGCTGCCGCCGTTCCCCGCGTAACATGTACGTGGCAGAACACGGCTTGACTCCGGAAGAAGTGGAAGAACGCCTTGCAAAACTTGAGGACGAAAAAGTAGCAAACTGA
- a CDS encoding DNA topology modulation protein FlaR: MNTNYRAKKIHIIGSVGSGKTTLARDLSALLDAAHYELDNVVWERNAEGDRRRADTEKREILKEITRAAAWIIEGVHTDDWVEDSLHHADVIILLEPGYKVRQLRIIKRYLRQKAGLESANYKPTLRIFLNMFKWNRYFERTAKPCILDRFVNDGHKVIVAENKADVIEYLRCD, translated from the coding sequence ATGAACACGAATTATAGGGCAAAGAAAATACATATCATCGGTTCTGTCGGCAGCGGCAAAACGACGCTTGCCAGGGATTTGTCGGCCCTGTTGGATGCTGCTCACTACGAGCTGGATAATGTTGTTTGGGAGCGCAATGCAGAGGGCGACAGACGCCGTGCCGACACTGAAAAGCGGGAGATCCTGAAAGAGATCACCAGAGCGGCTGCGTGGATCATCGAAGGAGTGCATACAGATGATTGGGTGGAGGACAGCCTGCATCATGCGGATGTAATCATCCTGCTGGAGCCGGGATATAAGGTGAGGCAGCTGCGGATCATCAAGCGTTATCTGCGCCAGAAAGCAGGTTTGGAATCAGCCAATTATAAACCAACTTTGCGTATCTTCCTGAATATGTTCAAATGGAATCGTTATTTTGAACGTACGGCCAAGCCTTGCATCTTGGACAGATTTGTTAATGATGGACATAAAGTGATTGTCGCTGAAAATAAAGCAGATGTAATCGAATATTTGCGTTGTGATTAG
- a CDS encoding winged helix-turn-helix domain-containing protein, with translation MKQAMALTTFEQLKAISDPLRAEMIMKLIETSHTGQQLAVLLETSRPKIHYHLKELEKNGLIEVIRTEEKHGIIQKFYRAAARGFFPSENLLPYAEELSESTRQLYIQMTNKTRSAVLAAPESSFAKIAGSTDPKDWDAIGSIWEVSATEADFKEFIQGLAGLMQTLREKSEAAENDPDGKLYHFSAFGFEIDTPSFDQIELEEED, from the coding sequence ATGAAACAGGCAATGGCATTGACTACCTTTGAGCAGCTGAAAGCGATCAGTGACCCGCTTCGTGCCGAAATGATCATGAAGCTGATCGAAACCTCTCATACTGGTCAGCAGCTGGCTGTCCTGTTGGAAACAAGCAGACCAAAGATCCATTATCATCTGAAAGAGTTGGAGAAAAACGGGTTGATCGAGGTGATCCGCACCGAAGAGAAGCATGGAATTATACAGAAATTCTATCGAGCCGCTGCAAGAGGCTTTTTTCCATCGGAAAATCTGCTTCCTTATGCAGAAGAACTCAGCGAATCGACGAGGCAGCTATATATACAAATGACCAATAAGACACGTTCAGCGGTTCTAGCCGCACCAGAATCCTCGTTTGCCAAAATTGCCGGCTCCACTGACCCGAAAGACTGGGACGCCATCGGCAGCATATGGGAAGTAAGTGCAACCGAAGCTGATTTCAAAGAATTCATCCAGGGCTTAGCCGGCTTGATGCAAACACTGCGTGAAAAGAGTGAAGCTGCAGAGAACGACCCGGATGGCAAGCTCTATCATTTCTCCGCCTTCGGTTTTGAAATCGATACACCATCGTTTGATCAAATTGAACTGGAAGAGGAGGACTGA
- a CDS encoding PadR family transcriptional regulator, which translates to MRSDTIRGHLDSIILRLLMDGDKYGYQISKDIAAWTHDAFQIKEATLYAVFQRLERRELIESYQGEKSHGGKRKYYTITTLGKAYLHEAAKEWKEAKQLIDIFMEGV; encoded by the coding sequence ATTCGGAGTGATACGATTCGAGGGCATCTGGATTCCATCATCCTTCGTCTGCTGATGGACGGGGATAAATATGGCTATCAGATTTCGAAAGACATAGCAGCTTGGACGCACGATGCATTCCAGATCAAGGAAGCGACGCTTTATGCTGTTTTCCAGCGGCTGGAGCGCCGTGAACTGATAGAGTCCTACCAAGGGGAAAAATCACATGGAGGCAAGCGTAAGTATTATACGATCACGACACTTGGGAAGGCGTATTTGCATGAAGCGGCAAAAGAATGGAAAGAAGCGAAACAATTAATCGATATATTCATGGAGGGTGTTTGA
- the corA gene encoding magnesium/cobalt transporter CorA, with the protein MIKTYLYDHKTDSMHTNISLQDSNRHLEDPDNLLWIDAYDVKSHELHELAGIFDFHPLAIEDCLHDSPRAKVDDYDAYKFFVFHALRYNEESDNEITTLELNVFLGPNYVVTIHKHKLRWLGQMDAICSRSSRFMNQGADFLLYALADGITDEYFPVLDRIGIRIEELEDEMYSEGVKEVTEEFLALKRTIILIRRVILPQRRIFLNVNGKWKFDIQEENVPFYTDLIDHLERIVDSTETFRDLVNSALDTYYSIISAKSTEKLNFLTIISTVMLPLTFVTGFFGMNLPIPFQDSPWTTAGVTVLLVLITFGMWYYFKNKLF; encoded by the coding sequence ATGATTAAGACGTATCTTTATGATCATAAAACAGACTCGATGCATACGAATATTTCATTGCAGGACAGCAATAGGCATTTGGAGGATCCCGATAATCTGCTATGGATTGATGCCTATGATGTGAAATCCCATGAATTGCATGAGCTGGCGGGGATATTCGATTTCCACCCGCTGGCAATCGAGGACTGCCTGCATGACAGCCCGCGCGCAAAGGTTGATGATTATGATGCATACAAATTTTTCGTCTTCCATGCCCTGCGTTACAACGAGGAAAGTGACAACGAAATCACGACGCTTGAGCTGAATGTCTTTTTAGGACCCAATTATGTCGTTACCATCCACAAGCATAAGCTGCGCTGGCTCGGCCAGATGGATGCCATCTGCTCCCGCTCCTCCCGCTTCATGAATCAAGGGGCCGACTTCCTGCTATATGCACTCGCGGATGGCATCACGGATGAATACTTCCCTGTCCTGGATCGGATCGGCATCCGGATCGAAGAGCTTGAAGATGAGATGTACAGTGAAGGAGTCAAAGAGGTAACCGAAGAGTTCCTTGCCTTGAAACGGACGATCATTCTGATCAGGCGGGTGATTCTCCCGCAGCGGCGTATTTTCCTGAATGTGAACGGCAAATGGAAATTCGATATCCAGGAAGAGAATGTGCCCTTCTATACGGACTTGATCGATCACCTGGAACGTATCGTCGACTCCACCGAGACTTTCCGTGATTTGGTGAATAGTGCATTGGATACGTATTATTCCATCATCAGCGCCAAGTCGACGGAAAAACTGAACTTCCTGACGATCATTTCCACCGTCATGCTACCGCTCACATTCGTGACCGGATTTTTCGGGATGAATCTCCCTATACCATTCCAAGACAGCCCTTGGACAACAGCAGGGGTCACCGTCCTTCTTGTACTGATCACTTTTGGCATGTGGTATTATTTCAAAAACAAATTGTTTTAA